The Sulfurospirillum diekertiae genomic sequence ATCTTTTAAAGCAACATCACCGCACAATGACGTAGCAGATTTTCGTACCAGCGCTGCCATATTTGGCATAGAGCGAATGTAATGCTTTGCCATAATGCCCGATTTGAGTTTTTCCAAGTTAATGCCAGCCATAATGGAAATAACACCCTCTGCAATCCCTTTCGTGTGCAGCGTTCCAAAGGATTGAGGTTTAATGGCAAGAATAACAAGATACCCTTCCAACGAGGGAATTTCATTCACGATTTTGATGGTGGGATAGAGTTCTTGTAACTCTTTAGCGCGTGGGGGATACGCTTCTACCACCGTAATATCTTTTACATGTAAACCTTGAAGCATCGCTCCACCCATATTGCCAGCACCAATTAAAAGTAATTTCATTGACATTCCTATGCTAATTTTGAAGAATTATAGCGCATTTATTGGTAACGAAGTGCCTCAATAGGCTCTAAATTTGCCGCTTTACGCGCTGGATAGAACCCGAAAAAGACACCAACACCTGTTGCCACCAAGAAAGAGATCACAATAGAATTTTGTGTAATCACCACGCTAATTGGAAAGAAATGTGCCACGGTATAAGCACCGCCCACGCCAACGCAGACTCCAATAAAACAGCCGATGATGGAAATCATCAAAGCTTCAAGTAAAAACTGCACTAAAATATGATTTTGCTTCGCACCAATGGCGATGCGAATACCAATTTCCCGTGTGCGCTCAGTGACGGAAACCAACATAATATTCATGATACCAATACCGCCCACTAACAACGAGATCGAAGCAATCGCGGCTAGCATCAATGACATCGCTTTGGTCGTCTCTTCGGCTGTATTAGCAAGAGCGGTGAGGTTACGAATGGTAAAGTCATCTTCGGCACTCTCACGCAGTTTATGGCGTTGACGCAAAAGCTGTGTCATCGCTTCTTCTGCTTGATCCATTGTCTCTTCAGAACGACCTTGCACCATAATAAACCGTACCGTACCTTTAAATTGACTACCAAATAACTTCGTTTGAGCTGTGGTAATTGGAACCATTGCGGTATCATCTTGATCTCTGCCATCTAAACTCTGCCCTTTTTTAGCCAGAACTCCCACCACAATATAAGGGCTGTTTTTAATCCGAATCGTCTTTCCTACTGGCGATTCATCCCCAAAAAGGTTTTCAGCAACGGTTTTACCCAAAACAACAACCCGCGTTGCGCCTCTGACATCCGAATCCATAAAAGAGTAACCACTCTCAATCGCCCAATCACGCACTTGAAAAAATGAAGGCGTTGTTCCTGTGACTTGAGTATTCCAGTTTGCAGACTGATAAACCATTTGAGCGGAACCCGATGAAACAGGAGCCGTTGCTGCAATACTATCGATCTCTTCCATTGCCGTTGCGTCCGATATGGTCAGCGTTTGTACCGCGCCACTTCCGATACGTACACCGCCTGAAGTCATCGAGCCTGCCAGTACAATAAAAAGGTTACTTCCCATGGAAGCAATCGACTCTTTCACTTTGGCTTGCGTTCCAGCCCCAATGGATGACATCAAAATAACCGCCCCTACGCCAATAACCATACCCAGCATGGTTAAAAACGTACGAAGTCTATTGGCACCCATTGCACTCCACGCTTCGGCAAACATGATAAACGTCATTGAGCCTTCTCCATCATACGCGTCGTTGGTCCATCGTGTTGAATTTTCCCATCGACAAAATTGACCAGTCGCTTTGCATACTCAGCAATATCGGGCTCATGTGTGACTAAAACAACCGTAATGCCCTCTTTTTCGTTGAGATCACTAAAAAGTTGCATGATCTCTTGACTTGTTTTCGTATCAAGATTGCCTGTCGGTTCATCGGCTAAAATAAGTTTTGGGTGATTGACAAGAGCCCGAGCGATGGCAACGCGCTGTTGCTGTCCTCCTGAAATATGTGTAGGAAGGTAGGTTCCAAAAGGCTCTAATCCCACACTTTTGAGCATCATTTTTGCTCTTTCTCTGCGCTCATGTAAACTCACCCCAGCATACACCAAAGGCAATGCGACATTGTCGATCAGGCTTTTGCGGGGTAACAAATTAAAACCTTGAAAAACAAATCCAATCACCGTGTTGCGCAGTGTTGCAAGATCATTTTTACTTAAAGAAGTTGTATTGGTTTGATTGAGAAAATACTCTCCTGACGTTGCTTTATCAAGACAGCCAAGAATGTTCATAAAGGTTGATTTACCAGATCCTGAAGGTCCCATAATCGCCACAAACTCACCACTTTGAATGGTAATATCCACCCCTTTTAGCACAC encodes the following:
- the proC gene encoding pyrroline-5-carboxylate reductase, yielding MKLLLIGAGNMGGAMLQGLHVKDITVVEAYPPRAKELQELYPTIKIVNEIPSLEGYLVILAIKPQSFGTLHTKGIAEGVISIMAGINLEKLKSGIMAKHYIRSMPNMAALVRKSATSLCGDVALKDEAMDVLSSIGRCFWLESEKELDIATGLSGSAPAWIALVAEALSDGAVNLGMKREITYQYIATLFEGVGEVLKTEHPALLKDKVMSPAGTTAAGYAKLEEGKVRDSFIKAMEASYERAKGFSK
- a CDS encoding ABC transporter ATP-binding protein, with translation MSEVIQITHLTKNYYTDAGEVCVLKGVDITIQSGEFVAIMGPSGSGKSTFMNILGCLDKATSGEYFLNQTNTTSLSKNDLATLRNTVIGFVFQGFNLLPRKSLIDNVALPLVYAGVSLHERRERAKMMLKSVGLEPFGTYLPTHISGGQQQRVAIARALVNHPKLILADEPTGNLDTKTSQEIMQLFSDLNEKEGITVVLVTHEPDIAEYAKRLVNFVDGKIQHDGPTTRMMEKAQ
- a CDS encoding ABC transporter permease, yielding MTFIMFAEAWSAMGANRLRTFLTMLGMVIGVGAVILMSSIGAGTQAKVKESIASMGSNLFIVLAGSMTSGGVRIGSGAVQTLTISDATAMEEIDSIAATAPVSSGSAQMVYQSANWNTQVTGTTPSFFQVRDWAIESGYSFMDSDVRGATRVVVLGKTVAENLFGDESPVGKTIRIKNSPYIVVGVLAKKGQSLDGRDQDDTAMVPITTAQTKLFGSQFKGTVRFIMVQGRSEETMDQAEEAMTQLLRQRHKLRESAEDDFTIRNLTALANTAEETTKAMSLMLAAIASISLLVGGIGIMNIMLVSVTERTREIGIRIAIGAKQNHILVQFLLEALMISIIGCFIGVCVGVGGAYTVAHFFPISVVITQNSIVISFLVATGVGVFFGFYPARKAANLEPIEALRYQ